A portion of the Streptomyces erythrochromogenes genome contains these proteins:
- a CDS encoding cold-shock protein has product MATGVVKWFNSEKGFGFIQQDDGGPDVFVHFSAIQTQGFKSLEENARVDYTVTQGPKGPQAENVVPIG; this is encoded by the coding sequence ATGGCAACAGGTGTCGTGAAGTGGTTCAACTCGGAGAAGGGGTTCGGCTTCATCCAGCAGGACGACGGCGGTCCTGATGTGTTCGTGCACTTCTCCGCGATCCAGACCCAGGGATTCAAGTCGCTGGAGGAGAACGCGCGAGTCGACTACACCGTCACCCAGGGGCCGAAGGGCCCCCAGGCCGAGAACGTGGTCCCCATCGGGTAG
- a CDS encoding TetR/AcrR family transcriptional regulator, which produces MSPEDPRTARTKGRLRESLLAECAGRTLAEVSVSAVVRRAGVGRATFYLHYEDLTALAVDACADVVHAAVDALHAWQTGPSALPPVKPPAALAGFLAGAATRAPLYRTLLLPGGGGPLGDRLHRELRARARAERAAVGAPRPELVASAVAAAFTGVLADWLHEEIPADPTALADHLWQLLLALHRAPTA; this is translated from the coding sequence ATGAGCCCGGAGGATCCGCGTACGGCCCGGACGAAGGGGCGGCTGCGGGAGAGCCTGCTGGCCGAGTGCGCCGGCCGGACGCTCGCGGAGGTCAGCGTCTCGGCGGTGGTCCGCCGGGCCGGCGTCGGGCGGGCCACCTTCTACCTGCACTACGAGGACCTCACCGCGCTCGCCGTCGACGCCTGCGCGGACGTCGTGCACGCGGCGGTCGACGCCCTGCACGCCTGGCAGACCGGCCCCTCGGCGCTCCCCCCGGTGAAGCCCCCGGCCGCACTGGCCGGGTTCCTGGCGGGGGCGGCAACCCGCGCACCGCTCTACCGCACCCTGCTCCTCCCGGGCGGCGGCGGCCCCCTCGGCGACCGGCTGCACCGGGAGCTGCGCGCCCGCGCCCGCGCCGAGCGCGCGGCGGTGGGCGCGCCCCGGCCCGAGCTGGTGGCCTCGGCGGTCGCCGCGGCCTTCACCGGGGTCCTCGCGGACTGGCTGCACGAGGAGATCCCGGCGGACCCGACGGCCCTTGCGGATCACCTGTGGCAGCTGCTCCTGGCCCTGCACCGGGCCCCCACCGCCTGA
- a CDS encoding DUF1304 domain-containing protein, producing the protein MHAVAQILIGLVAALHAYFLVLEMFLWQRPPGRALHGFDADTARLTAPLAANQGLYNGFLAAGLVWGLVIDSLATQVFFLVCVIVAGAFGAATANRRILVAQAVPGALALGAALLAA; encoded by the coding sequence ATGCATGCGGTCGCTCAGATCCTGATCGGCCTGGTGGCCGCGCTGCACGCGTACTTCCTGGTCCTGGAGATGTTCCTGTGGCAGCGGCCCCCGGGCCGGGCGCTGCACGGCTTCGACGCGGACACCGCCCGGCTGACCGCGCCGCTCGCCGCCAACCAGGGCCTGTACAACGGCTTCCTCGCCGCCGGTCTGGTCTGGGGGCTGGTCATCGACTCGCTCGCCACGCAGGTGTTCTTCCTCGTCTGCGTGATCGTGGCCGGCGCGTTCGGTGCGGCGACGGCCAACCGCCGGATCCTCGTCGCCCAGGCCGTACCGGGCGCCCTCGCGCTCGGTGCCGCACTGCTGGCCGCATGA
- a CDS encoding BtrH N-terminal domain-containing protein: MLLYEDFGTGRHRESSLVRHALGSTHDEALVAGLAGGVGFMYFVFDYAGRPPRLTIVAQAHPDPWIRSALDRLRVPYDVTHSAGPRWDRVHAALDAGHPVFCTVDRSGLPWHGPGDEMAGADPYTVVLAGYDGDTLYVEDAARTPYRIREEEFGAAWSGHRKGRHEMIVPTGPAAGDPDVEGALAATAARLTGPVLGNRFDVNFGFSGMEKLAAHLRDTRTRTGWERRFAAPEAFLAGTRRLYACLEQEWTAPGATRPLYADFLDLVGRPGAAALFRESAGHWSRLAELARTAGPDQGATARRALFDEFAALVEQALALERRAVALL; encoded by the coding sequence ATGCTCCTGTACGAGGACTTCGGCACCGGGCGCCACCGCGAGAGCTCCCTCGTCCGGCACGCCCTCGGCAGCACGCACGACGAGGCGCTCGTCGCAGGCCTCGCAGGCGGCGTCGGCTTCATGTACTTCGTCTTCGACTACGCCGGCCGCCCGCCCCGGCTGACGATCGTCGCCCAGGCCCACCCCGATCCCTGGATCCGCTCCGCGCTCGACCGGCTCCGCGTCCCCTACGACGTGACCCACAGCGCCGGGCCGCGCTGGGACCGCGTGCACGCGGCCCTCGACGCCGGGCACCCGGTGTTCTGCACCGTCGACCGGTCCGGGCTCCCGTGGCACGGCCCCGGCGACGAGATGGCCGGCGCCGATCCGTACACCGTGGTCCTCGCCGGGTACGACGGCGACACCCTGTACGTCGAGGACGCGGCCCGGACGCCGTACCGGATCAGAGAGGAGGAGTTCGGCGCCGCCTGGTCCGGGCACCGCAAGGGCCGCCACGAGATGATCGTGCCCACCGGCCCCGCCGCCGGGGACCCCGACGTCGAAGGGGCCCTCGCCGCCACGGCCGCACGCCTCACCGGACCCGTGCTCGGCAACCGGTTCGACGTCAACTTCGGCTTCTCCGGCATGGAGAAGCTCGCCGCGCACCTGCGCGACACCCGCACCAGGACCGGCTGGGAGCGCCGCTTCGCCGCCCCGGAGGCCTTCCTCGCGGGAACCCGCCGGCTGTACGCCTGCCTGGAGCAGGAGTGGACCGCGCCCGGAGCCACCCGGCCGCTCTACGCCGACTTCCTCGACCTCGTCGGGCGGCCAGGGGCGGCCGCGCTGTTCCGCGAGTCGGCCGGGCACTGGTCCCGGCTCGCGGAGCTGGCCCGCACCGCCGGGCCGGACCAGGGCGCCACGGCCCGGCGCGCGCTCTTCGACGAGTTCGCCGCCCTCGTGGAGCAGGCGCTGGCCCTGGAACGCCGGGCCGTCGCCCTCCTGTGA
- a CDS encoding thioredoxin family protein, which translates to MAHGVHRPQEDEEFDFVLSMAKGPVLAYFCGTWPKAVEACRAMDAVVGELVREYGTRLTAVRTDMTRCPGPTKRYGVTGAPTVVLIEDGEAVASQAGPMDVEEFRAFLDARL; encoded by the coding sequence ATGGCACACGGGGTGCACCGGCCACAGGAGGACGAGGAGTTCGACTTCGTCCTGTCGATGGCGAAGGGGCCCGTCCTGGCCTATTTCTGCGGCACCTGGCCCAAGGCGGTGGAGGCCTGCCGCGCGATGGACGCGGTCGTCGGCGAGCTGGTGCGGGAGTACGGGACGCGGTTGACGGCCGTCCGCACCGACATGACGCGCTGCCCCGGGCCGACGAAGCGGTACGGGGTGACCGGTGCGCCGACCGTCGTACTCATCGAGGACGGCGAGGCGGTCGCGAGCCAGGCGGGCCCGATGGACGTCGAGGAGTTCCGGGCGTTCCTGGACGCCCGCCTCTGA
- a CDS encoding YciI family protein encodes MPRFLTMIRINEQDLPPNEFPPEFEQRMGALLEEITKAGVMLDTAGLLPTSEATRLSWSGGKISYTDGPFTETKEVVGGYSLSQCKDKAEAIEWTRRFLEIHPAEWNVSAEVREIQEM; translated from the coding sequence ATGCCGCGCTTCCTGACGATGATCCGCATCAACGAGCAGGACCTTCCCCCCAACGAGTTCCCGCCGGAGTTCGAGCAGCGCATGGGCGCCCTGCTGGAGGAGATCACCAAGGCCGGCGTCATGCTCGACACCGCGGGACTGCTCCCCACCTCCGAGGCCACCCGCCTCAGCTGGTCCGGCGGGAAGATCAGCTACACCGACGGACCCTTCACCGAGACCAAGGAGGTCGTCGGCGGCTACTCCCTCAGCCAGTGCAAGGACAAGGCCGAGGCGATCGAGTGGACCCGGCGGTTCCTGGAGATCCACCCGGCGGAATGGAACGTCAGCGCCGAGGTCAGGGAGATCCAGGAGATGTGA